The following are from one region of the Fibrobacter sp. UWH6 genome:
- a CDS encoding amidophosphoribosyltransferase, producing MGGFCGVISKNDCVTDLFFGTDYHSHLGTHRGGLAVLKADGNFHRSIHNIQNTPFRSKFENDLAKFAGNVGLGVISDTDPQPLVMTCKHGTFALVTVGLISNIEDLKNELFQNNCMQLQYSTTSGMVGPTEVVSALIATQDSIVAGLNYVQQKIKGSCSVLVMDSNGKFYASRDKWGRTPIIVGKKDGSVIAVQESCALPNLGYDHLRDLGPGEIAELTPDGINTLVEPGKKMAICSFLWVYYGYPASAYEGRNVEMTRYRCGSALAKRTPTEADAACGIPDSGTSHALGYAHEAGIKFARPFVKYTPTWARSFMPQDQRQREHVASMKLIPIPGLIDNKRLVFCDDSIVRGTQLGKQAEKLYSMGCKETHMRIACPPLVYPCKFINFSRSKSVYDLITRRYIREKEGENADLDKYTNPDSPEYKDMVDYIRRNLNLTTLAFQRIDDLIQAIGLPEDQLCTFCWTGKDYAETGDCYHCPCHAEEEKK from the coding sequence ATGGGCGGCTTTTGTGGCGTTATTTCCAAGAACGATTGCGTAACGGATCTGTTCTTCGGTACTGACTATCACTCTCATCTCGGTACTCATCGCGGCGGTTTGGCCGTCTTGAAGGCCGATGGTAATTTCCATCGATCCATCCACAACATCCAGAACACCCCGTTCCGCAGCAAGTTCGAAAACGACTTGGCCAAGTTCGCCGGCAACGTGGGCCTGGGCGTTATTTCCGATACCGACCCCCAGCCCCTGGTCATGACCTGCAAGCATGGCACTTTCGCCCTGGTCACCGTAGGTCTCATTTCTAACATCGAAGATCTTAAGAACGAGCTGTTCCAGAACAACTGCATGCAGCTCCAGTATTCTACCACCAGCGGTATGGTTGGCCCTACCGAAGTGGTTTCCGCATTGATCGCCACCCAGGATTCCATTGTTGCAGGTCTCAACTACGTGCAGCAGAAGATCAAGGGTAGCTGCTCCGTTCTCGTCATGGACAGCAACGGCAAGTTCTACGCCTCCCGCGACAAGTGGGGCCGTACTCCCATCATCGTGGGCAAGAAGGATGGTTCCGTCATCGCCGTGCAGGAAAGCTGCGCCCTGCCCAACTTGGGCTACGACCACCTCCGCGACCTGGGTCCGGGCGAAATCGCCGAACTCACCCCCGATGGAATCAACACCCTGGTTGAACCGGGCAAGAAGATGGCCATCTGCTCCTTCCTGTGGGTTTACTACGGCTATCCGGCATCCGCCTACGAAGGCCGCAATGTGGAAATGACCCGCTACCGTTGCGGTTCCGCACTTGCAAAGCGCACTCCTACCGAAGCCGACGCCGCCTGCGGTATTCCCGACTCCGGTACTTCCCACGCCCTGGGTTACGCTCACGAAGCCGGCATCAAGTTCGCCCGTCCGTTTGTAAAGTACACCCCGACCTGGGCACGTTCCTTTATGCCCCAGGACCAGCGCCAGCGCGAACATGTGGCTTCCATGAAGCTGATTCCCATTCCGGGCCTCATCGACAACAAGCGCCTGGTGTTCTGCGACGACTCCATCGTCCGCGGTACCCAGCTGGGCAAGCAGGCCGAAAAGCTTTACTCCATGGGTTGTAAGGAAACCCATATGCGTATTGCCTGCCCTCCCCTGGTTTACCCCTGTAAGTTCATCAACTTCTCCCGTTCCAAGAGCGTGTACGACCTGATTACCCGCCGCTACATCCGCGAAAAGGAAGGCGAGAACGCCGATCTGGACAAGTACACCAATCCGGATTCCCCGGAATACAAGGACATGGTGGACTACATCCGTCGCAACTTGAACCTGACCACCTTGGCCTTCCAGCGTATCGACGACCTGATCCAGGCAATCGGCCTGCCGGAAGATCAGCTCTGCACCTTCTGCTGGACTGGTAAGGACTACGCAGAAACGGGCGACTGCTATCACTGCCCCTGCCACGCGGAAGAAGAAAAGAAGTAA
- a CDS encoding M3 family oligoendopeptidase, whose protein sequence is MKREFVPENFNVDNSKEVEALFQQLLNENVASSADALRAWIMKWSELGSVLQEVSCRRYVAMTVNTKDEEAAKAYESFVENVDPIANEFDDKLNKKLMAHPAKDQLKGEFGVWFKSVQLSLDLFSPENIPLETEEVKAVQAYQKITGGMSVEFDGKVQTMQQLGTYLERTDRDIREKAWRTTWERRMQDKEALDKSFDELFSIRNKIAKNAHCKDYIDFIYMAKRRDYTPKHCKDFHESVEKLVLPLLKEIYKKRAAKMGLAKLRPWDLAVDPLNREPLKPYKTGDELIEKVDQIFESIHPQAGKWARQMQAQKLIDPDSRLGKAPGGYQIGFDESRLPFIFMNSAGTDRDIYTLLHESGHSFHQFGLAGQPILAYRDVPSEFAEVASMSMELIGMSNLKPFYGDDAESMARSIEGELEDVIWLFPWVASIDSFQHELYSRPNHTAADREAIWAGIMDRYDAGVDYSGLEKFRNNMWQKQLHLFECPFYYIEYGIAQLGALQVWANFKKDPQKAIDDLFKAESLGYSVTVPEMFKAANINFDFTAKTIEPLMKVVWDELSKF, encoded by the coding sequence ATGAAACGCGAATTTGTACCCGAGAATTTTAATGTAGACAACTCCAAGGAAGTGGAAGCTTTGTTCCAGCAGCTGCTGAACGAGAACGTCGCCAGCTCCGCCGACGCCCTCCGCGCCTGGATCATGAAGTGGAGCGAACTGGGTTCCGTCCTTCAGGAAGTGAGCTGCCGCCGCTATGTGGCCATGACCGTAAACACCAAGGACGAAGAGGCCGCCAAGGCTTACGAAAGCTTCGTAGAGAACGTGGACCCCATCGCCAACGAGTTTGACGACAAGCTGAACAAGAAGCTGATGGCCCATCCGGCCAAGGACCAGCTGAAGGGCGAATTCGGCGTTTGGTTCAAGAGCGTCCAGCTTTCCCTGGATTTGTTCAGCCCCGAGAATATTCCCCTGGAAACTGAAGAAGTGAAGGCCGTGCAGGCATACCAGAAGATTACCGGCGGCATGAGCGTGGAATTCGATGGCAAAGTCCAGACCATGCAGCAGTTGGGAACCTATCTGGAACGTACCGACCGTGATATCCGCGAAAAGGCCTGGCGCACCACCTGGGAACGCCGCATGCAGGACAAGGAGGCCCTGGACAAGTCCTTCGACGAACTGTTCTCCATCCGCAACAAGATTGCAAAGAACGCCCACTGCAAGGACTACATTGACTTTATCTACATGGCCAAGCGCCGCGATTACACCCCCAAGCATTGCAAGGACTTCCACGAAAGCGTAGAGAAGCTGGTGCTGCCCCTGCTGAAGGAAATTTACAAGAAGCGCGCCGCCAAGATGGGCTTGGCAAAGCTCCGCCCCTGGGACCTGGCTGTAGACCCGCTGAATCGCGAACCTCTGAAGCCTTATAAGACCGGCGATGAGCTGATCGAGAAGGTTGACCAGATTTTTGAAAGCATCCACCCGCAGGCCGGCAAGTGGGCCCGCCAGATGCAGGCCCAGAAGCTGATCGACCCGGATTCCCGCCTGGGCAAGGCTCCGGGCGGCTACCAGATCGGTTTTGACGAATCCCGTCTGCCCTTCATTTTCATGAATTCCGCAGGTACGGACCGCGACATTTATACGCTGCTCCATGAATCGGGCCATTCCTTCCATCAGTTCGGCCTGGCAGGCCAGCCGATCCTCGCCTACCGCGACGTTCCTTCTGAATTTGCGGAAGTGGCCAGCATGAGCATGGAGCTGATCGGCATGTCCAACCTGAAGCCGTTCTATGGCGACGACGCAGAATCCATGGCCCGCAGCATCGAGGGCGAACTGGAAGACGTCATCTGGCTGTTCCCCTGGGTGGCCAGCATCGATAGCTTCCAGCACGAGCTTTACAGCCGTCCCAACCATACCGCCGCCGACCGCGAAGCCATCTGGGCAGGCATCATGGACCGCTACGACGCCGGCGTGGACTATTCGGGTCTCGAGAAGTTCCGCAATAACATGTGGCAGAAGCAGCTGCACCTGTTCGAATGCCCCTTCTACTACATCGAATATGGTATCGCCCAGCTGGGCGCCCTGCAGGTGTGGGCCAACTTCAAGAAGGACCCGCAAAAGGCCATCGACGACCTGTTCAAGGCAGAAAGTCTGGGCTACAGCGTAACCGTGCCCGAAATGTTCAAGGCTGCAAACATCAATTTCGACTTTACAGCCAAGACAATCGAGCCTTTGATGAAGGTGGTCTGGGACGAACTGAGCAAGTTCTAG